One Spea bombifrons isolate aSpeBom1 chromosome 1, aSpeBom1.2.pri, whole genome shotgun sequence DNA window includes the following coding sequences:
- the ZNF462 gene encoding zinc finger protein 462 isoform X1, whose amino-acid sequence MEVLQCDGCDFRAQSYDELKAHIQDVHTAFLQPTDVTEEGSSQTRSVGTNSSNQSEGVFSSVKDEFVATEETHDQGVPQVQTSYYGHNATLFGQSAIGSSKPTNKFFQCKFCVRYFRSKNLLVEHTRKVHGHGANSTPGSMNYNIMMHDGFGKVFSCQFCTYKSPRRARIIKHQKMYHKNSLKETSPTTSQAVPVTVQETYKELPAEVVERSILESMVKPLTKSRGNFCCEWCSYQTPRRERWCDHMMKKHRGMVKILSSLRQDGMNMSELQNKTSLGSSPSTSFMPLNLGSHDLPNANVQSYRSPVNNVLPRGGAPKYPPMSYVPIKPKPSPNTGLMNMSDRSPYGFSDKSNVPPEMDDTAMLNDSSSDEEYIELDSENGLSSLDHHGSGMSGEPLLGSENNKLLETKGIPFRRYMNRFQCPFCPFLTMHRRSISRHIENIHLSGKTAVYKCDECPFSCKSPLRLGAHKQCHSGASPEWDTLGTFNDSMPSSLNESFDSSNINGRKSIFMTDSTQQYPYKCTMCSYSTTTLKGLRVHQQHKHSFCDNMPKSDSNMVRQTQESEPDSNSNMVRKSQTSILGLSSKNNFVAKASRKSSTDFPLDLSPGKKRTRIDEIASNLQSKINQSKQQEEDSVINVEDDEEENEVEIEVELDKEDDMSEPIMESENAYTLQQIWNKDANSTQKSMNFRNIQQNYSASNGAEIELTLSDDDDDYYYQSVVLKDQDSHALVSNQSGLFGENDQLNESSEYNEESGRLYYCKHCDFSNKSARSVSTHYQRMHPYIKFSFRYILDPNDHSAVYRCLECYIDYNNFDDLQQHYAEHHPEAMNVLNFDQSDLIYRCRFCSYTSPNVRSLMPHYQRMHPTVKINNAMIFSSYVVERQDELSSESQTLREILNSAPKSMATSTPSGQGASTTASLNKNATKSFASENENQKAPPSVNNVVVYDCDVCNFASPNMHSVLVHYQKKHPDEKASYFRIQKTMRIVSVDSGSAMSQLAFDGGSSITPSPSNVTTPNQEFNAEIYFCKHCSYTNRSVVGVLVHYQKRHPEIKVTAKYIRQAPPTAAGMINSDSQQSTHSTKPATTQNAKKSTLQPRENEMFFCQHCDYGNQTVKGVLIHYQKKHRDFKVNADVIRQHTAAIRSLCDQGQKKLDTNTNLAPSAADNEKTKLRSLRCRQCSYSTPYVYALRKHMKKDHPNLKATVTSILKWAFLDGFIEAGYHCEWCIYSHPEPSGLLEHYQRRHPEHYVDYTYMATKLCAGPENVAQAASDSKSYKCRDCSFEGPSIWDITNHYQAFHPWALKGDESILLDIIKEKDASDKANAEDSILSHIQSIQNPVTNTEPQLDSGDESNLLQEKSLQSTGHSALSSSPYQCAVCQSEYNNLHGLLTHYGKKHPGMKVKAADFAQDTDINHGAVYKCRHCPYINTRIHGVLTHYQKRHPTIKVTAEDFVHDVEPPSEMSQNDAEEHNRIFKQGYGAYRCKICPYFHGTLEKLKIHYEKYHDQPEPDILSQSSPRDSCSGDPETLSDDQPPQTVVTLEPGEVPDEASFKHNHVPSHTVFRCQLCKYFCSTRKGIARHYRIKHNNVRAQPEGKNNLFKCALCAYTNPIRKGLAAHYQKRHDIDAYYTHCLAASRTVTDKPNKVIIPTPPKDDSPELSDELKKAVERKKCSLCPFQSFSKKGIVSHYMKRHPGVIPKKQNASKLGCYFTAVYAEENECQSSGEDKLEPEAPVVEEPEPPEPELLPFRCIKCFKLSFSTPELLCMHYTDHHSKDIKRDFSVLGTTGTRSSTTTYQCKHCGSKLNSVTELTLHLNSHIEDFQKRAKRQERRKQLMNKQKSTETALADGKPDKTGQEGLPKPQKEKVVVGYKCKFCVEVHPTLRAICNHLRKHVQYGNVPPDFKDDEDDITDMNDDVDKEPDSSNASVAEGAVEGEAKEPNQEEQSRPGGYPCTQCDRVLMSMQGLRSHERSHLALALFTREDKYSCQFCSFVSAFRHNLDRHIQTHHGHHKPFRCKLCPFKSSYNSRLKTHIIKAHGGDHAYKCSSCPFSTMTISLLKDHSLKVHGKMLTLPRLRTIVQTIPRAKQSSRIGKETGMEESLYSEPPDVQQQLNHYQSAALAKNNSNNSPVPLPVVNTSAELKQEAVLNCEFCEFSSGYIQSIRRHYRDKHGGKKLFKCKDCTFYTCFKSAFTMHVEAGHSGTPKEGPKDLRCPFCLYHTKYKHNMIDHIVLHREERVVPIEVCRSKLSKQLQGVVFRCDKCTFTCSSDESLQQHIEKHNELKPYKCQLCYYESKQSEELDSHLREEHKVSRNFELVGLVNLDQLEQMKDKTDTSSSDEEETGFKSEDTVPFPDNKVATPEKRFRCEFCGRTFTQDSEWERHVLRHGMTISENPKEIEETRKQEDNVEESQMDYVNKVEKTEERLGDYCQQTKTSSFKNLTISEKVETKKE is encoded by the exons ATGGAGGTTCTGCAGTGTGATGGTTGCGACTTTAGAGCCCAGTCCTATGATGAACTAAAGGCTCACATTCAAGATGTACATACTGCATTTTTGCAACCCACAGATGTAACGGAAGAAGGTTCTAGTCAGACTAGATCAGTGGGTACAAATTCCAGCAACCAGTCAGAAGGTGTGTTCTCTTCAGTTAAAGATGAATTTGTTGCAACAGAAGAAACTCATG ACCAGGGTGTTCCTCAAGTTCAAACTTCATATTATGGCCATAACGCAACTTTATTTGGTCAATCTGCAATAGGAAGCTCAAAGCCGACCAACAAATTTTTCCAGTGCAAGTTTTGTGTTCGTTATTTCAGATCCAAAAATCTACTTGTGGAACATACCAGAAAGGTTCATGGTCATGGAGCAAATTCAACCCCTGGATCTATGAACTATAATATTATGATGCACGATGGCTTTGGAAAGGTTTTCTCCTGCCAGTTTTGTACTTACAAGTCACCCCGAAGAGCAAGAATAATCAAGCATCAAAAAATGTATCATAAGAATAGCCTAAAAGAGACTTCACCTACAACCTCACAAGCTGTTCCTGTGACAGTTCAAGAAACTTATAAGGAacttccagcagaagtagtagaacGTAGTATTCTTGAATCAATGGTGAAGCCCTTAACAAAGTCTAGGGGTAACTTTTGTTGTGAATGGTGTAGCTATCAGACACCCCGAAGGGAACGCTGGTGTGATCATATGATGAAAAAACATCGTGGGATGGTCAAGATACTGTCAAGCTTACGGCAAGATGGCATGAACATGTCAgagttacaaaataaaacttcaCTTGGTTCAAGTCCTAGCACCAGCTTTATGCCACTGAACTTAGGGTCACATGATCTCCCTAATGCTAATGTTCAGAGCTATAGAAGCCCTGTCAATAATGTACTACCTAGAGGGGGTGCTCCCAAATATCCACCCATGTCATATGTTCCAATTAAGCCAAAGCCTTCTCCAAATACAGGCCTCATGAACATGTCAGATAGGTCACCGTATGGGTTTTCAGACAAGTCTAATGTTCCACCGGAAATGGATGATACTGCAATGCTAAACGATTCTAGTTCAGATGAAGAGTATATTGAGCTGGATAGTGAAAATGGTTTAAGCTCACTGGATCATCATGGTTCAGGAATGTCTGGAGAGCCATTGTTGGGTTCAGAAAACAACAAATTACTAGAAACAAAGGGAATTCCATTTAGAAGGTACATGAACAGATTTCAGTGTCCTTTCTGCCCGTTTCTTACAATGCATCGACGGAGCATCTCTCGGCATATTGAAAACATTCACCTATCTGGGAAGACTGCTGTATACAAGTGTGATGAATGTCCATTTTCATGCAAAAGCCCTTTAAGGCTTGGTGCACATAAACAATGTCATTCTGGTGCATCACCTGAGTGGGATACACTAGGCACATTCAATGATAGTATGCCTTCATCCTTAAATGAAAGTTTTGATAGTAGTAATATCAATGGGAGAAAATCTATATTTATGACTGATTCTACCCAACAGTATCCTTACAAATGCACCATGTGCAGTTATTCTACTACTACTCTAAAGGGTCTACGTGTTCATCAACaacacaaacattcattttgtGACAATATGCCTAAGTCTGATAGTAATATGGTGAGGCAGACACAGGAGAGTGAACCAGATTCCAATTCCAATATGGTTAGGAAGAGCCAGACGTCCATATTGGGATTatcttctaaaaataattttgtggcAAAGGCATCTCGAAAAAGTTCAACTGACTTTCCTTTAGACTTGTCacctgggaaaaaaagaacaaggaTTGATGAAATTGCGAGCAATCTGCAGAGCAAAATTAATCAGAGTAAACAGCAGGAAGAGGATTCTGTCATTAATGTGGAAGATGATGAGGAGGAGAATGAAGTGGAGATAGAAGTAGAGCTAGACAAGGAAGATGATATGTCCGAACCAATAATGGAGTCAGAAAATGCATATACCCTTCAGCAGATCTGGAACAAGGATGCAAATTCTACCCAGAAAAGCATGAACTTCAGAAATATTCAGCAAAATTATTCAGCATCCAATGGCGCAGAAATTGAGTTGACTCTgtcagatgatgatgatgattattacTACCAGTCTGTGGTCCTCAAAGACCAAGACTCTCACGCATTAGTATCTAATCAGTCTGGTTTGTTTGGTGAAAATGACCAACTGAATGAAAGTTCTGAATATAATGAGGAGTCTGGAAGATTATACTACTGTAAGCACTGTGACTTTAGCAACAAATCTGCAAGGAGTGTTAGTACTCATTATCAGAGGATGCATCCATATATAAAGTTTAGTTTTCGGTATATTTTGGATCCAAATGATCACAGTGCAGTATACAGATGCCTAGAATGCTATATTGACTACAATAATTTTGATGACTTGCAGCAACATTATGCTGAGCATCACCCAGAGGCAATGAATGTTCTCAATTTTGACCAATCTGATCTGATATATCGGTGTCGCTTTTGTTCTTACACAAGTCCAAATGTTCGAAGCTTGATGCCACATTACCAAAGAATGCATCCAACCGTTAAAATCAACAATGCAATGATATTTTCCAGTTATGTCGTTGAACGTCAAGATGAATTATCTTCTGAATCACAGACATTGAGGGAAATCTTGAATTCTGCACCTAAAAGCATGGCCACATCTACTCCATCGGGGCAAGGTGCTAGCACCACTGcatctttaaacaaaaatgccaCAAAGTCCTTTGCATCAGAAAATGAAAATCAAAAGGCACCACCTTCAGTTAATAATGTGGTAGTTTATGACTGCGACGTATGTAATTTTGCAAGTCCAAACATGCATTCTGTCCTAGTTCATTATCAGAAAAAACATCCGGATGAAAAGGCTTCCTACTTTAGGATTCAAAAAACAATGCGTATTGTCTCTGTTGACAGTGGATCTGCAATGTCACAGCTGGCATTTGATGGAGGCTCTTCCATAACACCATCTCCCTCTAATGTGACTACACCAAACCAAGAATTTAATGCTGAAATATACTTTTGCAAGCACTGCTCATATACCAATCGCTCGGTTGTTGGCGTATTAGTTCACTATCAAAAACGACATCCTGAAATTAAAGTCACTGCAAAGTACATTAGACAGGCACCTCCAACAGCCGCTGGGATGATAAATTCTGATTCCCAACAAAGCACACATTCAACAAAACCAGCTACTACCCAGAATGCAAAGAAGAGCACATTACAACCTCGAGAAAATGAGATGTTTTTCTGTCAGCACTGTGATTATGGGAATCAGACTGTTAAAGGCGTTCTTATTCATTATCAAAAGAAACACAGGGATTTTAAAGTAAACGCAGATGTAATTAGACAGCATACAGCTGCCATTAGGAGCCTTTGTGATCAGGGGCAAAAGAAGCTTGACACAAACACAAATTTAGCACCTTCAGCTGCtgataatgaaaaaacaaaacttcgAAGTCTCAGGTGTAGACAGTGTTCATATTCAACTCCTTACGTGTATGCTCTAAGAAAACATATGAAAAAAGATCATCCTAATTTGAAGGCAACAGTTACTTCAATATTGAAATGGGCCTTTTTAGATGGCTTCATAGAAGCTGGTTATCACTGTGAATGGTGTATCTATTCCCATCCAGAACCAAGCGGTTTGCTTGAACATTACCAAAGAAGACACCCTGAACATTATGTGGATTATACCTACATGGCTACTAAGTTATGTGCAGGTCCAGAAAATGTTGCACAAGCTGCATCAGACTCCAAATCCTATAAATGTAGAGACTGTAGTTTTGAGGGACCCTCTATATGGGATATAACTAATCACTATCAAGCCTTTCACCCTTGGGCACTAAAAGGGGATGAATCAATACTActtgacataataaaagaaaaagatgcTTCGGACAAGGCAAATGCAGAAGACTCTATTTTGTCCCATATTCAGTCAATACAGAACCCTGTAACCAACACTGAGCCACAATTGGACAGTGGGGATGAATCTAATTTATTGCAAGAAAAAAGCTTACAGTCAACTGGTCACTCTGCATTATCTTCTTCGCCATATCAGTGCGCAGTCTGTCAATCTGAATACAATAACCTACATGGCCTTCTTACACACTATGGCAAAAAACATCCTGGTATGAAGGTGAAAGCTGCTGATTTTGCACAGGACACAGACATTAACCATGGAGCTGTGTATAAATGCAGGCACTGTCCTTATATAAACACTCGAATTCACGGAGTCCTCACTCACTATCAAAAACGTCATCCTACCATAAAAGTCACTGCTGAAGATTTTGTACATGACGTGGAACCGCCTTCTGAAATGTCTCAGAATGATGCAGAAGAGCATAATCGCATCTTTAAGCAAGGGTATGGTGCTTACAGATGCAAAATATGCCCTTACTTCCACGGGACCCTTGAAAAGTTAAAAATCCATTATGAAAAATATCACGACCAACCGGAACCTGACATACTCTCACAATCCTCCCCAAGAGACAGTTGTTCAGGGGACCCAGAGACCCTTTCTGATGATCAGCCACCTCAGACTGTTGTTACTCTGGAGCCTGGAGAGGTCCCTGATGAAGCAAGTTTTAAACATAACCATGTCCCTTCCCATACTGTCTTTAGGTGCCAGCTATGTAAATACTTCTGCTCTACCAGAAAAGGGATAGCACGACACTACCGCATCAAACATAACAATGTTCGAGCTCAACCAGAaggaaaaaacaatttattcaaATGCGCACTTTGTGCATATACAAATCCAATTCGCAAAGGCCTTGCTGCCCACTACCAGAAGCGGCATGATATTGATGCATATTACACCCATTGTTTAGCTGCATCCAGAACGGTTACTGACAAGCCCAATAAAGTTATCATTCCCACCCCTCCTAAAGACGACTCTCCAGAACTGAGTGATGAATTAAAGAAAGcagtggaaagaaaaaaatgttctctcTGTCCTTTTCAGTCCTTCAGCAAAAAAGGTATTGTTTCCCATTATATGAAACGCCATCCAGGTGTTATTCCCAAAAAGCAAAATGCCAGCAAGCTCGGTTGTTACTTTACAGCTGTGTATGCGGAAGAAAATGAATGCCAAAGTTCTGGTGAAGACAAGCTTGAACCTGAAGCACCAGTTGTTGAAGAGCCTGAGCCTCCAGAACCTGAATTGCTTCCATTTAGGTGTATAAAATGCTTTAAACTCTCATTTAGTACTCCTGAGCTGCTGTGCATGCATTATACAGACCACCACAGTAAGGACATAAAGAGGGACTTCTCCGTTTTGGGCACTACTGGCACAAGATCCTCTACCACCACATATCAATGCAAGCATTGTGGCAGCAAGCTGAACAGTGTAACTGAGCTGACCTTGCACTTGAATTCTCACATAGAAGACTTTCAGAAACGTGCAAAACGCCAGGAAAGACGGAAGCAGCTTATGAACAAGCAAAAAAGCACAGAGACTGCTCTTGCAGATGGTAAACCTGATAAG ACTGGTCAGGAGGGGCTGCCTAAACCCCAGAAGGAAAAGGTAGTTGTTGGCTACAAGTGTAAATTCTGTGTGGAAGTCCATCCAACACTCCGTGCCATCTGTAATCATCTCCGTAAACATGTCCAGTATGGCAATGTACCTCCTGACTTCAAG gatGACGAGGACGATATCACTGATATGAATGATGATGTTGACAAAGAACCTGATAGTTCAAATGCATCTGTAGCAGAAGGAGCTGTGGAAGGAGAAGCAAAAGAGCCCAATCAGGAGGAACAATCAAGACCCGGAGGCTATCCTTGTACCCAATGCGATCGTGTTTTAATGTCAATGCAAGGTCTCCGTTCCCATGAGAGAAGTCACTTGGCACTGGCACTGTTTACTCGAGAAGACAAATACAGCTGCCAGTTCTGCTCCTTTGTCTCTGCCTTCAGACACAa TTTGGACCGCCACATCCAGACTCATCATGGGCATCATAAACCATTCAGGTGCAAACTGTGCCCTTTCAAATCTTCCTATAATAGCCGACTGAAGACACACATTATTAAGGCTCATGGGG GGGATCATGCCTACAAATGCTCCTCTTGTCCGTTTTCCACTATGACAATCAGTCTACTGAAAGATCACTCTTTAAAAGTTCACGGAAAGATGTTAACTTTGCCCCGACTGCGCACCATTGTTCAGACAATCCCGAGAGCCAAGCAGTCCTCGCGGATTGGAAAGGAAACTGGTATGGAAG AGTCTTTGTATTCTGAGCCACCAGATGTTCAGCAGCAACTCAATCATTACCAGTCGGCTGCTCTAGCTAAAAATAACAGCAACAATAGCCCTGTGCCTCTTCCTGTGGTCAACACTTCAGCCGAGCTGAAACAGGAAGCGGTCCTCAACTGTGAATTCTGTGAATTTTCATCTGGATACATTCAAAGCATTCGTCGTCACTACCGAGAtaagcacggaggaaagaaactTTTTAAGTGCAAAGATTGCACTTTTTATACATGCTTTAA GTCTGCTTTTACTATGCATGTTGAAGCTGGACATTCAGGAACCCCCAAGGAAGGACCTAAAGACCTTCGTTGTCCATTCTGCCTGTAccacacaaaatataaacacaacATGATTGATCATATTGTCCTACACAGAG